One genomic window of Meles meles chromosome 3, mMelMel3.1 paternal haplotype, whole genome shotgun sequence includes the following:
- the MATR3 gene encoding matrin-3 isoform X1 codes for MSKSFQQSSLGRDSQGHGRDLSAAGIGLLAAATQSLSMPASLGRMNQGTARLASLMNLGMSSSLNQQGAHSALSSASTSSHNLQSIFNIGSRGPLPLSSQHRGDADQASNILASFGLSARDLDELSRYPEDKITPENLPQILLQLKRRRTEEGPTLSYGRDGRSATREPPYRVPRDDWEEKRHFRRDSFDDRGPSLNPVLDYDHGSRSQESGYYDRMDYEDDRLRDGERCRDDSFFGETSHNYHKFDSEYERMGRGPGPLQERSLFEKKRGAPPSSNIEDFHGLLPKGYPHLCSICDLPVHSNKEWSQHINGASHSRRCQLLLEIYPEWNPDNDTGHTMGDPFMLQQSTNPAPGILGPPPPSFHLGGPAVGPRGNLGAGNGNLQGPRHMQKGRVETSRVVHIMDFQRGKNLRYQLLQLVEPFGVISNHLILNKINEAFIEMATTEDAQAAVDYYTTTPALVFGKPVRVHLSQKYKRIKKPEGKPDQKFDQKQELGRVIHLSNLPHSGYSDSAVLKLAEPYGKIKNYILMRMKSQAFIEMETREDAMAMVDHCLKKALWFQGRCVKVDLSEKYKKLVLRIPNRGIDLLKKDKSRKRSYSPDGKESPSDKKSKIDGSQKTEGTTEGKEQEEKSGEDGEKDTKDDQAEQEPNMLLESEDELLVDEEEAAALLESGSSVGDETDLANLGDVASDGKKEPSDKAVKKDGNASASAAAKKKLKKRRFPGRMEGFVTLDEVGDEEDSELQKLRKSGMAFKSGDKNDDGLVEIKVDKIEELDQENEAALENGIKNEENTEPGAESAENADDPNKDTSENADGQSDENKEDYTIPDEYRIGPYQPNVPVGIDYVIPKTGFYCKLCSLFYTNEEVAKNTHCSSLPHYQKLKKFLNKLAEERRQKKEA; via the exons ATGTCCAAGTCATTCCAGCAGTCATCTCTCGGTAGGGACTCGCAGGGTCATGGGCGTGACCTGTCTGCAGCAGGAATAGGCCTTCTTGCTGCTGCTACCCAGTCTTTAAGTATGCCAGCATCTCTTGGAAGGATGAACCAGGGTACTGCACGCCTTGCTAGtttaatgaatcttggaatgaGTTCTTCATTGAATCAACAAGGAGCTCATAGTGCACTGTCTTCTGCTAGTACTTCTTCCCATAATTTGCAGTCTATATTTAACATTGGAAGTAGAGGTCCACTCCCTTTGTCTTCTCAACACCGTGGAGATGCAGACCAGGCCAGTAACATTTTGGCCAGCTTTGGTCTGTCTGCTAGAGACTTAGATGAACTGAGTCGTTATCCAGAGGACAAGATTACTCCTGAGAATTTGCCCCAAATCCTTCTACAGCTTAAAAGGAGGAGAACTGAAGAAGGCCCTACATTGAGTTATGGTAGAGATGGCAGATCTGCTACACGGGAACCACCATACAGAGTACCTAGGGATGATTGGGAAGAAAAAAGGCACTTTAGAAGAGATAGTTTTGATGATCGTGGTCCTAGTCTCAACCCAGTGCTTGATTATGACCATGGAAGTCGTTCTCAAGAATCTGGTTATTATGACAGAATGGATTATGAAGATGACAGATTAAGAGATGGAGAAAGGTGTAGGGATGATTCTTTTTTTGGTGAGACCTCGCATAACTATCATAAATTTGACAGTGAGTATGAGAGAATGGGACGTGGTCCTGGCCCCTTACAAGAGAGATCTCTCTTTGAGAAAAAGAGGGGCGCTCCTCCAAGTAGCAATATTGAAGACTTCCATGGACTCTTACCGAAGGGTTATCCCCATCTGTGCTCTATATGTGATTTGCCAGTTCATTCTAATAAG GAGTGGAGTCAACATATCAATGGAGCAAGTCACAGTCGTCGATGCCAGCTTCTTCTTGAAAT CTACCCAGAATGGAATCCTGACAATGATACAGGACACACAat GGGTGATCCATTCATGCTGCAGCAGTCTACAAACCCAGCACCAGGAATTCTGGGACCTCCACCTCCCTCATTTCATCTCGGGGGACCAGCGGTTGGACCAAGAGGAAATCTGG GTGCTGGAAATGGGAACCTGCAAGGACCAAGACACATGCAGAAAGGCAGAGTG GAAACAAGCCGAGTTGTTCACATCATGGATTTTCAACGAGGGAAAAACTTGAGATACCAACTATTACAGCTGGTGGAACCATTTGGAGTCATTTCAAACCATCTGattctaaataaaattaatgag GCATTTATTGAAATGGCAACTACAGAGGATGCTCAAGCTGCAGTGGATTATTATACAACCACACCAGCATTAGTATTTGGCAAGCCAGTGAGAGTTCATTTATCACAGAAGTATAAAAGAATAAAG AAACCTGAGGGGAAGCCAGACCAGAAGTTTGATCAAAAGCAGGAGCTTGGACGTGTGATACATCTCAGCAATTTACCTCATTCTGGCTATTCTGACAGTGCAGTTCTCAAGCTTGCTGAGccttatggaaaaataaaaaattacatactgATGAGGATGAAAAGTCAG gCTTTTATTGAGATGGAGACCAGAGAAGATGCAATGGCAATGGTCGACCACTGTTTGAAAAAGGCCCTTTGGTTTCAGGGGAGATGTGTGAAAGTTGACTtgtctgaaaaatataaaaaattggtACTGAGG atTCCCAACAGAGGCATTGACCTACTGAAAAAAGATAAATCTCG GAAAAGATCTTATTCTCCAGATGGCAAAGAATCTCCAAGCGATAAGAAATCCAAGATAGATGGTTCCCAGAAGACTGAAGGTACAACTGAAGGTAAAGAACAAGAAGAGAAATCAGGTGAAGATGGTGAAAAAGATACAAAGGATGACCAAGCCGAGCAAGAACCTAACATGCTTCTTGAATCTGAAGATGAGCTACTCGTGGatgaagaagaagcagcagcactGCTAGAAAGTGGCAGTTCGGTGGGAGATGAGACAGATCTTGCTAATTTAGGTGATGTCGCTTCTGATGGGAAAAAGGAACCTTCAGACAAAGCTGTGAAAAAAGATGGAAATGCCAGTGCTTCAGCAGCTGcaaagaaaaagctgaaaaag CGTCGTTTCCCAGGGCGTATGGAAGGTTTTGTCACTCTAGATGAGGTTGGTGATGAGGAAGATTCGGAACTTCAGAAACTTCGTAAATCGGGCATGGCATTTAAATCTGGTGACAAAAATGATGATGGTTTGGTTGAAATTAAGGTGGACAAGATCGAGGAACTTGATCAAGAAAATGAAGCAGCGTtggaaaatggaattaaaaatgaggaaaatacagaACCAGGCGCTGAATCTGCTGAGAATGCTGATGATCCCAATAAAGATACAAGTGAAAATGCAGATGGCCAAAGTGATGAAAACAAGGAGGATTATACAATCCCAGATGAGTATAGAATTGGACCATATCAGCCCAATGTTCCTGTTG GTATAGACTATGTGATACCTAAAACAGGGTTTTACTGTAAGCTGTGTTCACTCTTTTATACAAATGAAGAAGTTGCAAAGAATACTCATTGCAGCAGCCTTCCTCATTATCAGAAATTAAAG
- the MATR3 gene encoding matrin-3 isoform X2 yields MSKSFQQSSLGRDSQGHGRDLSAAGIGLLAAATQSLSMPASLGRMNQGTARLASLMNLGMSSSLNQQGAHSALSSASTSSHNLQSIFNIGSRGPLPLSSQHRGDADQASNILASFGLSARDLDELSRYPEDKITPENLPQILLQLKRRRTEEGPTLSYGRDGRSATREPPYRVPRDDWEEKRHFRRDSFDDRGPSLNPVLDYDHGSRSQESGYYDRMDYEDDRLRDGERCRDDSFFGETSHNYHKFDSEYERMGRGPGPLQERSLFEKKRGAPPSSNIEDFHGLLPKGYPHLCSICDLPVHSNKEWSQHINGASHSRRCQLLLEIYPEWNPDNDTGHTMGDPFMLQQSTNPAPGILGPPPPSFHLGGPAVGPRGNLGAGNGNLQGPRHMQKGRVETSRVVHIMDFQRGKNLRYQLLQLVEPFGVISNHLILNKINEAFIEMATTEDAQAAVDYYTTTPALVFGKPVRVHLSQKYKRIKKPEGKPDQKFDQKQELGRVIHLSNLPHSGYSDSAVLKLAEPYGKIKNYILMRMKSQAFIEMETREDAMAMVDHCLKKALWFQGRCVKVDLSEKYKKLVLRIPNRGIDLLKKDKSRKRSYSPDGKESPSDKKSKIDGSQKTEGTTEGKEQEEKSGEDGEKDTKDDQAEQEPNMLLESEDELLVDEEEAAALLESGSSVGDETDLANLGDVASDGKKEPSDKAVKKDGNASASAAAKKKLKKVDKIEELDQENEAALENGIKNEENTEPGAESAENADDPNKDTSENADGQSDENKEDYTIPDEYRIGPYQPNVPVGIDYVIPKTGFYCKLCSLFYTNEEVAKNTHCSSLPHYQKLKKFLNKLAEERRQKKEA; encoded by the exons ATGTCCAAGTCATTCCAGCAGTCATCTCTCGGTAGGGACTCGCAGGGTCATGGGCGTGACCTGTCTGCAGCAGGAATAGGCCTTCTTGCTGCTGCTACCCAGTCTTTAAGTATGCCAGCATCTCTTGGAAGGATGAACCAGGGTACTGCACGCCTTGCTAGtttaatgaatcttggaatgaGTTCTTCATTGAATCAACAAGGAGCTCATAGTGCACTGTCTTCTGCTAGTACTTCTTCCCATAATTTGCAGTCTATATTTAACATTGGAAGTAGAGGTCCACTCCCTTTGTCTTCTCAACACCGTGGAGATGCAGACCAGGCCAGTAACATTTTGGCCAGCTTTGGTCTGTCTGCTAGAGACTTAGATGAACTGAGTCGTTATCCAGAGGACAAGATTACTCCTGAGAATTTGCCCCAAATCCTTCTACAGCTTAAAAGGAGGAGAACTGAAGAAGGCCCTACATTGAGTTATGGTAGAGATGGCAGATCTGCTACACGGGAACCACCATACAGAGTACCTAGGGATGATTGGGAAGAAAAAAGGCACTTTAGAAGAGATAGTTTTGATGATCGTGGTCCTAGTCTCAACCCAGTGCTTGATTATGACCATGGAAGTCGTTCTCAAGAATCTGGTTATTATGACAGAATGGATTATGAAGATGACAGATTAAGAGATGGAGAAAGGTGTAGGGATGATTCTTTTTTTGGTGAGACCTCGCATAACTATCATAAATTTGACAGTGAGTATGAGAGAATGGGACGTGGTCCTGGCCCCTTACAAGAGAGATCTCTCTTTGAGAAAAAGAGGGGCGCTCCTCCAAGTAGCAATATTGAAGACTTCCATGGACTCTTACCGAAGGGTTATCCCCATCTGTGCTCTATATGTGATTTGCCAGTTCATTCTAATAAG GAGTGGAGTCAACATATCAATGGAGCAAGTCACAGTCGTCGATGCCAGCTTCTTCTTGAAAT CTACCCAGAATGGAATCCTGACAATGATACAGGACACACAat GGGTGATCCATTCATGCTGCAGCAGTCTACAAACCCAGCACCAGGAATTCTGGGACCTCCACCTCCCTCATTTCATCTCGGGGGACCAGCGGTTGGACCAAGAGGAAATCTGG GTGCTGGAAATGGGAACCTGCAAGGACCAAGACACATGCAGAAAGGCAGAGTG GAAACAAGCCGAGTTGTTCACATCATGGATTTTCAACGAGGGAAAAACTTGAGATACCAACTATTACAGCTGGTGGAACCATTTGGAGTCATTTCAAACCATCTGattctaaataaaattaatgag GCATTTATTGAAATGGCAACTACAGAGGATGCTCAAGCTGCAGTGGATTATTATACAACCACACCAGCATTAGTATTTGGCAAGCCAGTGAGAGTTCATTTATCACAGAAGTATAAAAGAATAAAG AAACCTGAGGGGAAGCCAGACCAGAAGTTTGATCAAAAGCAGGAGCTTGGACGTGTGATACATCTCAGCAATTTACCTCATTCTGGCTATTCTGACAGTGCAGTTCTCAAGCTTGCTGAGccttatggaaaaataaaaaattacatactgATGAGGATGAAAAGTCAG gCTTTTATTGAGATGGAGACCAGAGAAGATGCAATGGCAATGGTCGACCACTGTTTGAAAAAGGCCCTTTGGTTTCAGGGGAGATGTGTGAAAGTTGACTtgtctgaaaaatataaaaaattggtACTGAGG atTCCCAACAGAGGCATTGACCTACTGAAAAAAGATAAATCTCG GAAAAGATCTTATTCTCCAGATGGCAAAGAATCTCCAAGCGATAAGAAATCCAAGATAGATGGTTCCCAGAAGACTGAAGGTACAACTGAAGGTAAAGAACAAGAAGAGAAATCAGGTGAAGATGGTGAAAAAGATACAAAGGATGACCAAGCCGAGCAAGAACCTAACATGCTTCTTGAATCTGAAGATGAGCTACTCGTGGatgaagaagaagcagcagcactGCTAGAAAGTGGCAGTTCGGTGGGAGATGAGACAGATCTTGCTAATTTAGGTGATGTCGCTTCTGATGGGAAAAAGGAACCTTCAGACAAAGCTGTGAAAAAAGATGGAAATGCCAGTGCTTCAGCAGCTGcaaagaaaaagctgaaaaag GTGGACAAGATCGAGGAACTTGATCAAGAAAATGAAGCAGCGTtggaaaatggaattaaaaatgaggaaaatacagaACCAGGCGCTGAATCTGCTGAGAATGCTGATGATCCCAATAAAGATACAAGTGAAAATGCAGATGGCCAAAGTGATGAAAACAAGGAGGATTATACAATCCCAGATGAGTATAGAATTGGACCATATCAGCCCAATGTTCCTGTTG GTATAGACTATGTGATACCTAAAACAGGGTTTTACTGTAAGCTGTGTTCACTCTTTTATACAAATGAAGAAGTTGCAAAGAATACTCATTGCAGCAGCCTTCCTCATTATCAGAAATTAAAG
- the MATR3 gene encoding matrin-3 isoform X4, which yields MLGAQWRRNQPPRAAEEWSQHINGASHSRRCQLLLEIYPEWNPDNDTGHTMGDPFMLQQSTNPAPGILGPPPPSFHLGGPAVGPRGNLGAGNGNLQGPRHMQKGRVETSRVVHIMDFQRGKNLRYQLLQLVEPFGVISNHLILNKINEAFIEMATTEDAQAAVDYYTTTPALVFGKPVRVHLSQKYKRIKKPEGKPDQKFDQKQELGRVIHLSNLPHSGYSDSAVLKLAEPYGKIKNYILMRMKSQAFIEMETREDAMAMVDHCLKKALWFQGRCVKVDLSEKYKKLVLRIPNRGIDLLKKDKSRKRSYSPDGKESPSDKKSKIDGSQKTEGTTEGKEQEEKSGEDGEKDTKDDQAEQEPNMLLESEDELLVDEEEAAALLESGSSVGDETDLANLGDVASDGKKEPSDKAVKKDGNASASAAAKKKLKKVDKIEELDQENEAALENGIKNEENTEPGAESAENADDPNKDTSENADGQSDENKEDYTIPDEYRIGPYQPNVPVGIDYVIPKTGFYCKLCSLFYTNEEVAKNTHCSSLPHYQKLKKFLNKLAEERRQKKEA from the exons GAGTGGAGTCAACATATCAATGGAGCAAGTCACAGTCGTCGATGCCAGCTTCTTCTTGAAAT CTACCCAGAATGGAATCCTGACAATGATACAGGACACACAat GGGTGATCCATTCATGCTGCAGCAGTCTACAAACCCAGCACCAGGAATTCTGGGACCTCCACCTCCCTCATTTCATCTCGGGGGACCAGCGGTTGGACCAAGAGGAAATCTGG GTGCTGGAAATGGGAACCTGCAAGGACCAAGACACATGCAGAAAGGCAGAGTG GAAACAAGCCGAGTTGTTCACATCATGGATTTTCAACGAGGGAAAAACTTGAGATACCAACTATTACAGCTGGTGGAACCATTTGGAGTCATTTCAAACCATCTGattctaaataaaattaatgag GCATTTATTGAAATGGCAACTACAGAGGATGCTCAAGCTGCAGTGGATTATTATACAACCACACCAGCATTAGTATTTGGCAAGCCAGTGAGAGTTCATTTATCACAGAAGTATAAAAGAATAAAG AAACCTGAGGGGAAGCCAGACCAGAAGTTTGATCAAAAGCAGGAGCTTGGACGTGTGATACATCTCAGCAATTTACCTCATTCTGGCTATTCTGACAGTGCAGTTCTCAAGCTTGCTGAGccttatggaaaaataaaaaattacatactgATGAGGATGAAAAGTCAG gCTTTTATTGAGATGGAGACCAGAGAAGATGCAATGGCAATGGTCGACCACTGTTTGAAAAAGGCCCTTTGGTTTCAGGGGAGATGTGTGAAAGTTGACTtgtctgaaaaatataaaaaattggtACTGAGG atTCCCAACAGAGGCATTGACCTACTGAAAAAAGATAAATCTCG GAAAAGATCTTATTCTCCAGATGGCAAAGAATCTCCAAGCGATAAGAAATCCAAGATAGATGGTTCCCAGAAGACTGAAGGTACAACTGAAGGTAAAGAACAAGAAGAGAAATCAGGTGAAGATGGTGAAAAAGATACAAAGGATGACCAAGCCGAGCAAGAACCTAACATGCTTCTTGAATCTGAAGATGAGCTACTCGTGGatgaagaagaagcagcagcactGCTAGAAAGTGGCAGTTCGGTGGGAGATGAGACAGATCTTGCTAATTTAGGTGATGTCGCTTCTGATGGGAAAAAGGAACCTTCAGACAAAGCTGTGAAAAAAGATGGAAATGCCAGTGCTTCAGCAGCTGcaaagaaaaagctgaaaaag GTGGACAAGATCGAGGAACTTGATCAAGAAAATGAAGCAGCGTtggaaaatggaattaaaaatgaggaaaatacagaACCAGGCGCTGAATCTGCTGAGAATGCTGATGATCCCAATAAAGATACAAGTGAAAATGCAGATGGCCAAAGTGATGAAAACAAGGAGGATTATACAATCCCAGATGAGTATAGAATTGGACCATATCAGCCCAATGTTCCTGTTG GTATAGACTATGTGATACCTAAAACAGGGTTTTACTGTAAGCTGTGTTCACTCTTTTATACAAATGAAGAAGTTGCAAAGAATACTCATTGCAGCAGCCTTCCTCATTATCAGAAATTAAAG
- the MATR3 gene encoding matrin-3 isoform X3 encodes MSKSFQQSSLGRDSQGHGRDLSAAGIGLLAAATQSLSMPASLGRMNQGTARLASLMNLGMSSSLNQQGAHSALSSASTSSHNLQSIFNIGSRGPLPLSSQHRGDADQASNILASFGLSARDLDELSRYPEDKITPENLPQILLQLKRRRTEEGPTLSYGRDGRSATREPPYRVPRDDWEEKRHFRRDSFDDRGPSLNPVLDYDHGSRSQESGYYDRMDYEDDRLRDGERCRDDSFFGETSHNYHKFDSEYERMGRGPGPLQERSLFEKKRGAPPSSNIEDFHGLLPKGYPHLCSICDLPVHSNKEWSQHINGASHSRRCQLLLEIYPEWNPDNDTGHTMGDPFMLQQSTNPAPGILGPPPPSFHLGGPAVGPRGNLGAGNGNLQGPRHMQKGRVETSRVVHIMDFQRGKNLRYQLLQLVEPFGVISNHLILNKINEAFIEMATTEDAQAAVDYYTTTPALVFGKPVRVHLSQKYKRIKKPEGKPDQKFDQKQELGRVIHLSNLPHSGYSDSAVLKLAEPYGKIKNYILMRMKSQAFIEMETREDAMAMVDHCLKKALWFQGRCVKVDLSEKYKKLVLRIPNRGIDLLKKDKSRKRSYSPDGKESPSDKKSKIDGSQKTEGTTEGKEQEEKSGEDGEKDTKDDQAEQEPNMLLESEDELLVDEEEAAALLESGSSVGDETDLANLGDVASDGKKEPSDKAVKKDGNASASAAAKKKLKKRRFPGRMEGFVTLDEVGDEEDSELQKLRKSGMAFKSGDKNDDGLVEIKVDKIEELDQENEAALENGIKNEENTEPGAESAENADDPNKDTSENADGQSDENKEDYTIPDEYRIGPYQPNVPVEISE; translated from the exons ATGTCCAAGTCATTCCAGCAGTCATCTCTCGGTAGGGACTCGCAGGGTCATGGGCGTGACCTGTCTGCAGCAGGAATAGGCCTTCTTGCTGCTGCTACCCAGTCTTTAAGTATGCCAGCATCTCTTGGAAGGATGAACCAGGGTACTGCACGCCTTGCTAGtttaatgaatcttggaatgaGTTCTTCATTGAATCAACAAGGAGCTCATAGTGCACTGTCTTCTGCTAGTACTTCTTCCCATAATTTGCAGTCTATATTTAACATTGGAAGTAGAGGTCCACTCCCTTTGTCTTCTCAACACCGTGGAGATGCAGACCAGGCCAGTAACATTTTGGCCAGCTTTGGTCTGTCTGCTAGAGACTTAGATGAACTGAGTCGTTATCCAGAGGACAAGATTACTCCTGAGAATTTGCCCCAAATCCTTCTACAGCTTAAAAGGAGGAGAACTGAAGAAGGCCCTACATTGAGTTATGGTAGAGATGGCAGATCTGCTACACGGGAACCACCATACAGAGTACCTAGGGATGATTGGGAAGAAAAAAGGCACTTTAGAAGAGATAGTTTTGATGATCGTGGTCCTAGTCTCAACCCAGTGCTTGATTATGACCATGGAAGTCGTTCTCAAGAATCTGGTTATTATGACAGAATGGATTATGAAGATGACAGATTAAGAGATGGAGAAAGGTGTAGGGATGATTCTTTTTTTGGTGAGACCTCGCATAACTATCATAAATTTGACAGTGAGTATGAGAGAATGGGACGTGGTCCTGGCCCCTTACAAGAGAGATCTCTCTTTGAGAAAAAGAGGGGCGCTCCTCCAAGTAGCAATATTGAAGACTTCCATGGACTCTTACCGAAGGGTTATCCCCATCTGTGCTCTATATGTGATTTGCCAGTTCATTCTAATAAG GAGTGGAGTCAACATATCAATGGAGCAAGTCACAGTCGTCGATGCCAGCTTCTTCTTGAAAT CTACCCAGAATGGAATCCTGACAATGATACAGGACACACAat GGGTGATCCATTCATGCTGCAGCAGTCTACAAACCCAGCACCAGGAATTCTGGGACCTCCACCTCCCTCATTTCATCTCGGGGGACCAGCGGTTGGACCAAGAGGAAATCTGG GTGCTGGAAATGGGAACCTGCAAGGACCAAGACACATGCAGAAAGGCAGAGTG GAAACAAGCCGAGTTGTTCACATCATGGATTTTCAACGAGGGAAAAACTTGAGATACCAACTATTACAGCTGGTGGAACCATTTGGAGTCATTTCAAACCATCTGattctaaataaaattaatgag GCATTTATTGAAATGGCAACTACAGAGGATGCTCAAGCTGCAGTGGATTATTATACAACCACACCAGCATTAGTATTTGGCAAGCCAGTGAGAGTTCATTTATCACAGAAGTATAAAAGAATAAAG AAACCTGAGGGGAAGCCAGACCAGAAGTTTGATCAAAAGCAGGAGCTTGGACGTGTGATACATCTCAGCAATTTACCTCATTCTGGCTATTCTGACAGTGCAGTTCTCAAGCTTGCTGAGccttatggaaaaataaaaaattacatactgATGAGGATGAAAAGTCAG gCTTTTATTGAGATGGAGACCAGAGAAGATGCAATGGCAATGGTCGACCACTGTTTGAAAAAGGCCCTTTGGTTTCAGGGGAGATGTGTGAAAGTTGACTtgtctgaaaaatataaaaaattggtACTGAGG atTCCCAACAGAGGCATTGACCTACTGAAAAAAGATAAATCTCG GAAAAGATCTTATTCTCCAGATGGCAAAGAATCTCCAAGCGATAAGAAATCCAAGATAGATGGTTCCCAGAAGACTGAAGGTACAACTGAAGGTAAAGAACAAGAAGAGAAATCAGGTGAAGATGGTGAAAAAGATACAAAGGATGACCAAGCCGAGCAAGAACCTAACATGCTTCTTGAATCTGAAGATGAGCTACTCGTGGatgaagaagaagcagcagcactGCTAGAAAGTGGCAGTTCGGTGGGAGATGAGACAGATCTTGCTAATTTAGGTGATGTCGCTTCTGATGGGAAAAAGGAACCTTCAGACAAAGCTGTGAAAAAAGATGGAAATGCCAGTGCTTCAGCAGCTGcaaagaaaaagctgaaaaag CGTCGTTTCCCAGGGCGTATGGAAGGTTTTGTCACTCTAGATGAGGTTGGTGATGAGGAAGATTCGGAACTTCAGAAACTTCGTAAATCGGGCATGGCATTTAAATCTGGTGACAAAAATGATGATGGTTTGGTTGAAATTAAGGTGGACAAGATCGAGGAACTTGATCAAGAAAATGAAGCAGCGTtggaaaatggaattaaaaatgaggaaaatacagaACCAGGCGCTGAATCTGCTGAGAATGCTGATGATCCCAATAAAGATACAAGTGAAAATGCAGATGGCCAAAGTGATGAAAACAAGGAGGATTATACAATCCCAGATGAGTATAGAATTGGACCATATCAGCCCAATGTTCCTGTTG